The sequence below is a genomic window from Bdellovibrio bacteriovorus.
TGCTGTCGTTCTTTTTTCGCATGCGTCTTTTTGATGAGATCAAAGACTATGAAGTGGATTTGAAAGTCAATCCCACCCGTCCTTTAGCGCGCGGAATTTTGACGGTTCGACAAGTCAAGGTGGCCCTTCTTTTCCTCATTATTTTCGAGATTGGTCTTGCCAGCAATCTAGGCGTTTATTCTCTTCTGATTCACGCAGCGGCCATCGGCTACAGTCTTTTGATGTATGAGGAGTTTTTTATCGGCGACTCCTTGCGGCCGCATTTAACGACCTACGCGGTTACTCACACCTTTGTGAGCGTTCTCTTAGGTCTTTCTAGCGGTGTCGCCATGACAGGTGTCAATCCTCAAGAAATCACATTGCCGCTTTTGATATTTATTTTTATGAACTGGGCCTTCTTCAATCTTTTTGAGTTCGCTCGAAAAACGTTCGCGAGCTCCGAAGAAAGACCGCATGTGCCTTCTTATTCCAATATTTTTACGGACAAAGGAGCCTTAGCCCTTTCTTTGAGCCAAGCAATCCTGGGAGTGGGGGTCGCTTACTACCTTCAGCCCCACTGGATTTGGCTGGTTTCTTTGTCAGCTTATGTCGTTCTAAGTTCGATTTATATTATTAAAAAAACCGCCCCTGCCGCGCAGTTCTTCCGTGCGATTTCCGGGGTCTATTTGCTGCTTCACTATGCTCTAGTGATCTATATGTGGAGATCCTAACTATGCTTGTAACTCCAAAATCAAC
It includes:
- a CDS encoding UbiA family prenyltransferase, yielding MIFLFSWANGLFFSSTLGLEWNWGRFACVFLLMLSFFFRMRLFDEIKDYEVDLKVNPTRPLARGILTVRQVKVALLFLIIFEIGLASNLGVYSLLIHAAAIGYSLLMYEEFFIGDSLRPHLTTYAVTHTFVSVLLGLSSGVAMTGVNPQEITLPLLIFIFMNWAFFNLFEFARKTFASSEERPHVPSYSNIFTDKGALALSLSQAILGVGVAYYLQPHWIWLVSLSAYVVLSSIYIIKKTAPAAQFFRAISGVYLLLHYALVIYMWRS